CAATTCTTGCTATTTCTTGGCGTCGCCTGACATCCGTGCTTCGTTTTTAGCCGGCTAACGAGCTAACTGTTGTTAGCTTTATCTTGCGATGCAAACAGCAACTGCCCCGGTGTAACTTTGGATAACCCAACTAACAGACAGCGCCATCTGTGTGCATACCGGGAcctaatattaaaatatatcgtttAATAGTGCAATTATTCATCCCGTTGATGGTTTCTGGATGTGAACATTCCGAAGCAAACATTTTAGCTAGCGTCCCTCTATTGACTTTAGCTTAAAACGTGACCATAAACATTTGTAATTTTTAAGTCTATCCTGTTTCTATTTGGTGCCAGTCAAGTTTTGGACCGATTATGCCTAGTTCTGTCTTTAGTCATTTTCGATGGTTTTACACTACGGCAGATCAGTACGAAGTGGTTACCACCCCTGCCACACAGTTCTAAGGTGTGTTAGAATCCTGGCTCAGACCCTCATTCTGCCTCTCACATTCCATAAAtatgtcaaaataaaatatttcaaaaaccaTGTTCAATCAAAACTAAATCAACCGCAAGTCTGAATGAATGTGCGTGTGAACGACTGTCAAGATGTTTTTGAGGACTTTTTTCATATTGCACAATTAAAGGCGTGAAAAACCCTACAACAAAACAACATTAGTCCGATGCTGTGTTTATTTTGACAGTGGTTAACGTTCCATACTTGTCTATCTGTTGTTTCCTGTGGTAAAgttaaaagtaaaaattacaGCATAGCAAACAGTGGTCTGCACATGTGCTTCTTCCAATTTGAGAGACCAATTTGCCAAAATGTGTGAGTACTGTTTGTTTTAATGTGCAACAGTGAATGGTGCACTCCACCTACTCACCTAAATTCAACTGGGATTGGTCACTGTCTCACCCTCAACCTGTATAACCAGGactattgaaaatggatggatggatggtttttcAAATCTGCAAGTGACCTGTAGTGACACATCCACCTGCAGTCAGTAATATTACAATGGCATGTTTCTCCACAGATGATGACTATTTACAAAATGCATCTGTCATACTGGACAAGTTGAAAAGCTATTACAGACAAGGAGGGGAAAGCAGCAGCCTTTCCAAATTGCTTCAGGATTACACACAGGTACTTCATTGCTTCAAACGTACACATTGGACAAGGAGTCCTCGGTTTACAGTCTGATCGAAGTGTACACTTGAGCTGTGATTTAAAGGGTTAAAACAAGTTTGACCATTTCATAATTGCCGTTTGTATGCAGAGTTTCCTCCATTATAACTGACTTGTGTTCATGTAAATCTTGCATTTTGTGCATGGCAGGTGATCCTCGATATTACATTTTACGAAGAGAATAAACTGGTGGATCAAGAGTTTCCGGAAGACTGTTCACCGTTCAAAATCCAGCAGCTCCTGCAAGATCTGACTGAGCCGGAAGTTCTGGTGGGGAGATTAGCGCCATCTCAAGAGGTGTGCTTGGTTTCTGTTTGTGAAATGCGTCATTATTTTTGGAGTGACATTGAACCAGAGGACATTGTCACTGTCgaacaaaatgtttttggttACTGTGATACAGGTGAATTATATGGCCTGACGTGACAGTAACAATGTGACACTGTTATTTGGTCTATCAGGTGCAGGTTGTTTTGGGCCTGGAGTTGTTAGAATGCCTCTATTGGAGACGCGGCGCGCTGCTCTACATGTATTGCCACACCCTTCATCAACGGAAGCAATGGATCAAGGAAAACAAGGAGACATTCCTGAAGGTACTGCTTGGTCAAAATGACAGAAGACAAAAATACAGAGGGAAAAATATATTTCCTCAAAGGATGGCATTTATATACTCATAGTGAACACTCAGTCTCTGTATTCAAGAGTTTATTGGGGCGTGGACTTTCACAGCATTAAAAATGCTTTTCATTTACCCAAATATTCCTGTAAAAGACATGAAAATTTAATTCCATGATACAACACTATATTTTATCACTGTTATAATACTATTAATACTGGCCAGTGCATAATGTGCTTCtaattgtttttatgtttgcATTGGTCTTCAGTAAATGGTTGACCAGTGCAACCATGATCAGTGTATCTCCTTTCCTATCTGCCAAGGCATtatagtaaaaaacaaaaaaaatgcctaAGGGGGTTAAATTTTATTCACATGAATGACATAGCCAGGAAGTTCTTGGAGCACTACAAATACGACAGCCGACTATTGATATTGTATTTGAGGAATTGTTACTTTAGAAGCCTAACTGTTAACTCGCTTGTTTGAATGCTTTATGTGACAATGATGTGTTTGTGCAGTGTATTCAGGAAGGAGTGCGCTACCTAATGAGGATGTTGCAGGTGAGGAACTCGGTGAAGCTCAATGATGGGGTGGTGCTCCATGACACTGCGGCCGCAGGCTTGCTATCTGAAGGTACTTTTTTATAGCCCTTCTAACTTTGGCAAATTGGCTGATTTTACCATATATGTACTCGAACAATTTACAATTATGTCTACAGGTTACGGTGTTCTCAAATTTTCTACATTCAGATGTAACAATTTCTTTGATATCCTCGGTATGATCACAATCGGTTATTTTGTATTTCTACATTCAAGATGTAATCATTTCTTTGATAGCTTCAGCATGATCACAATCAgttattttgttttccttttttctgggTTGGTCAATGGATAAGTCACAAACTGATTTTTATAAGCAATGCTTGGGTGTTCCATTGGAATTTATGCAGAGCAGTTTACCGGGATGTCACCATTTTACATACAACCTAAACGCATTGTGCCGTGCAATGCATTCTGGGAACTGAGTGTCTTTACCATGAGTGCCACATATATGAATTAAAAGAAGGACCAAAAATGaagttattatatattatttgaaTAAATCAAATAGATTTTTGCAAAATTGCAATTTTGAATCGTGACGTATCCCTTGACTTGTTTCCCAAGGTATTTTCTCAGACACGCACCTGCTGACCATGATGTACATTGGCGAAATGTGCTTCTGGGCGGTAAAGTATGAAGACTACAGCGGTGACACTGTGGATTGTAAAGAAGACCGTCTCCAGTTTAGGGACATTGGCACACAGATCCTCAATAAGTACGTGCTCGCCTGCGAGGGCCCGCTGCAGGGCCAGGGCTGGAACACAGAGAATGCCAAGGAGATCCTCAGTGTTTTGCAGTGAAGTTCAGCCGCCACTGTGTCCAGGTCGTCCTCGGACACAGAGCTGACATCAGTATTCAATGGGGTTTTCCCCCCCGAtccataaattaaaaaaaaaaaaaaaaaagggaaccaCCCGGGTGAGGTACAGTGTAACAAAAGGCTAAGGGGAGGAAATGTATTTGGGCAAAAATCACCTGGACCTCACTCCACATCACAAGGTCCAGGTCACTGGCATTACATGAGGTGGTGTAAAACTgacagtgaaatatttttttttctaatttgttCTGTGGGTTGGGGCCGTTCTTTTCATTTTAGACTGTTGACTAGGGCACCTGTTTTGCTCTAAGAATGTGTTatagtaacaataataatataaaagattcttagtaaaaaaaaatgtttccttttttttaagaattgttTATTTGATAACAGCCTAAAATGAAACATTGCACagtaacatttttatttattcttaagTTGCCATTTTGGTATGCTTTTACTATTTGACATCTGTTTATACTCTATACACAAGTTTGTAAATGTGTATAAAATACACAAAGCAAAGAACTTTTTCCAGAAAGTGTGGAAGTGTATGTTTAGATTTATTCATAATCCACCACTTGTATTCCCCGCTTATTGCAAAATTTTCAACATTTAATTAACTATTTGTTTAGCTTTTAATAGAGAAGTGCTGTTTTTGAttaaattttcattttttatgtcCTTGGTGACAATAAAGCCCGTGTTGTTTTAATGAGAGGGTTTTGTCTGTGGCGCTGTTCGACTGGggaacttcaatacccacaatgCACCGCTAATGTCATCAATAGGAAGTAAATCCAAAGCGTCACGTCACATTTGTTAACCGGTATGATTTCAACACAACTATGTAAACCTTCATATATCAACAAGCCATGGCAGGGAAGATTAACAATCATAGCGAATCAGTCGTTATTCGAAGTCTTCGGCGCTTGAAAGAGTTGTATTGGCCTCCCGGTGTGAGAGACGTCGTTGGGGATCATGGAGCGGAGGAGCCCGGTTTTTTGGAGTGTTTACCTGTAAGTTTTTATTAAGTTGACTGCCAACTTCCTCTTATGTGATAACTTTCATTAACCTACCCCAGTAGTCTTAAATTTGAATAACGGGGTCTATTTGCGGTCCCCTACTTGATCTCAAAGTTAGATATtagtatgcccccccccccccccccttctttgccctgtctttttttttttttttttttttaaggttattGAGGGAATACCATAGCTCAGGCTCGTGGTAGCCTTTGGTAAAATGTAATCCTCAAGTGACAACAAGTGGAAGGAAAATATATCCTGTCACCCAGTCCGAGTCATCAAGATATATGTTTTTATGATGAGGACAGCCAATTTCAAGAAAAACTAATCACTGAATGTTTTTTAGTTGTGGAGGACAGGGGCAATCTGAATCAAATACATTGAGAAAGTACTGGGtctgatggatggatagattgatcaatatttaaataaataaaaatgcagaTGACAATACTAACAATAGTTTAATTCTAAAGGTGGAAGTGCAGTTCCAAATCATGACCCTATTGTCCTCTGTGGATATCTGCCGCCTGGGAGCAACCAGCCGCTACTGGAGGGCCTTGATCCGGGACCCATTGTTGTGGAAGTTCTTTCTCCTCAGGGACATGCCTAAGTGGCCCTCCATCGATCACGTAACGATGCCGCAACTGGAGGCGCCAGAAGGCCCGGTCATCGCTGACAACGCAGAACAGGACGATTACGAGACAACAGAATCCAAAATTGACTACATGGCAGAGTGGGTGACTTTTAAATTGACTGACGTCATTTTAAGACAATTCAATTACTTTTATTTCCGCAGATATCTGAAAGGATGCCCTTCATGCAGACAGAAATGGCTTCCTTCGTGGCCACCGTACCATGCGTTGTCGTTCTTCATGCATTCTTTGGTGCCCTCATCTGAGCCACGCTACATCATGTTCGGGCCCGGCATGGAGCAACTGAACGTTTCTATAGTCACCAGTCTCATGCGTGCCTCTGATATTCTGCAAATGTCAGTCACTCCGAACAGTCACGTCAATGGTGAGGCACCAGACTCATTTCTTTAAATAACTGAAGTCACATATGTTAATTTTTGGCGATATGAACCCCCGCATATTAgcagtgtgatttttttttttttttaatgaaccttTTGAATGTTATTTTCTTAAAAACTCAGCCActtgctgttttgttttggagttttttttttcctcaggctAAAACCAAATTTcggtttggcgccatcttgtggccaaAGAGAAATGAGGTTCATGAATGATGCACTGCCTTGCACTGTACTTTGCAAGGATGCTTCGTCCACCAGAAGATGGCAGTCTTTACTTTTTTAAGTGTCACCTCACTTTTCTCCAActcaagcaacttttttttcccatccttTAGGACCGTCAGTAATCGGCTCTGGCATCAGTTACATGTTCAACAACCAGCACAAGTTCAACATCTTTACACTATATTCAACAAACAAGTAAGCGTTCACTACCTTGAATGGTATGTACAGAGTGATAGATGGTCGTTTGGTGTTTGTGTGCAGAGCAGAAAGGGAGCGTGCCAAACTACAGAAGCAGTACATGAGTGGGAAACTCTTCACTTTAATAGGGAGCAATGACTCGGGGGACCCAGTCTTCAGGCCGGCTCCTCAGGTGCAGCAAGTGTGCCAGGTTGTAGAAGGGGTCATCTATGTGGCGAATGCTGAACCAGGCAACGGTGAGAGACCAATACGTGGGTTTATTTGAGTGAATGCTGAGAAGCAGTGCTTCCTAAAGTTGGAAGAATAGATTATTTTAACTCATCATTCCCTTGTTCAAGGATTAAAGTCATTTTAATGTCACacagccttcacacgcaatttctacattCACTCATTTTACTCTCCTTTTCTGCTAAGTGACACAATTTACACTTATTCAACAGGTGAAGATGAGTCTGAGGGGGCTCAAATCAGAGCTGTGCTGTGCTCCACATCCAAACCCTTGTTGGTGCTCTCGTGCATCTCAAGAGAGGAAAGCCAAGCAGTCGGGACCACCAGAATGCAAAGCAACCGTCGAACGCCCTGTGTTGACATGGCAAAGAGACTTGGCCTGCCTCAGTTACCTAATCCATGGATGGTAATTATTCTAAtttaataaatgaatgaatggcacGGCTGTAGCTCATTTGTCGGGACAAGTCGAGTCAATAGATGGTATGGACGAAATttcaaagtgtccttgagcagcCTGTCTTTCTCTGTCTTGAACCAGGTGCAGGATACAGTTGCAGAATCTCTCTCTGGTCTTCTGGATGGTATTTCTTGGTTGCTGAGATCCTCAGGTGTCAAAGTCTATGATAGTTAGTTACttgtttgtatttaaaaaaaaaaaaattacgaatCCTATATATGGCACAGAAACACGACAAAGTTCTTGTTTGCTGGCAAAAgtcaaatcaatataaataacgcAAAAAACAAAGCTAGTAGATGCAAAAGAAGAAGAGATTTTCCAGGGGAAAAGTTAGGGTAGCTATTTTCATTGCCGTTCCACTCCTAATGTCTTTTTAATGGGTAATTTTGTCTGAATAATATTGATCTAGAACAGATGGTGTAAAGAAGTCACATCCCTGAAATATGAGGAAAACATATCTGTGAGAAGAGGGCTATTTACGATTTTATATGTGAGGTAAATACAGTTGAGAATAAATTTAGCACATCATACATGTTTGTGTTGTAcactgtttttgtgctgatgCTTCATAAGTGCGCCCTCTGTGTTTATAGTTCACCATCATTTTGCCAGTCCTAGAAAGATAATGTGTCTCCCTGATGCTTTTTTTGTTCTAGTTACCTAGGCAACAGCAAGTAATCTGTAAAAATTACCAACCCTACCTATCAAAATGTTCCCTAGGTttcataatattttttattgcaATGGAGGTTTAGTAATGTGCTGATTGATGCAATTTAGGGCCATTAAGGCAGAATGACTTGTACTTTGTTTTTCCCCCCGAATGAATTTTAAATGGATGTGAGGTccatgtgtgcatgcgtgctgcGGGACTACCTTTACCAAATAATTTCAAGAGTTCAGATAAACTTGTTCAAACTGTAATCATGCGTTAGACGTCCTATCAGCATGAATCGGAAGGATTAACTCCACAAGTAGCGGAATGGTAGCAGTGATGACAAAGAGAAAAATGTAAAATTGGGATTTTATGGAATTTACTGCAACACAGAAGAGCTTAGTCCAAGAGGAGCAATACAGTTATTTAAATATAATTGCATTAATCACATGCTTAAGTAAACAGCATTATAACATGATCTTAGAGACAtatcattaaattttttttttgctcgtcaAGGCAGCGCTTCATTCAGTacactgcagctctgcttaccttttggcCACACATAACAAGAGATGTGTCTGTTTCCGCTCTCACTTAAATGTGGAGCCTCGTAGAATGTTGGCTTGATGAATGAACAACAGACCTCCAGCTGCCTCTTGTCTtctccaaacaaaacaaaggccTCAGGGGTATGATGTCATGACGTTGGAACCACAGTTAACTCGGCCCTGGCCGTTTTAcacccacatacacacatatcCGAAGCAGCCTTATTTTCAAAATTGTGTCGAGAATGTTGGGTTTTGAATCGGACAGAACACGCTCTAGGAAGAATTTGGGTAATGTTGCACAGCCTGTTTGCTCAAACATgtaagctattttttttttttttttttagcacaagGACATTTTGCTAATTCATCCAAATGATACTGACGACATGAACGTACAAAGGAGTGGCGACGTGGTGCCGGCGCCGGACATCAATCTGAGGCAGGTAATCTACAGACAACACCCCTCACTTGTCAATTCCATTATTTCCTGGGAACATTACATTTTGCCACAAATATATAAAACGATCCTTGGAGACACTTGCTTTGCACCTGACATATAAAAATAGAGATTCAAAGCTGCCCGTTCACATTTACAAAGCTCAATAAGACAGCATAAAGCAAAACAAGCACTTTACTATAAGTCATTTAATATGAAGTTCTCTACTATATCATTGCATACTACTTTCGCTCACCCGGCGTTTCATCAAGTTTAAGTCCCTGATTTGTATTCTAGGATGGCAACTGAAATTAAGGTAGTCACCGGcaaggagaaaaagaaaaaaaaacatcatttgcATGATGCTTCCACTGATTACGGCTAAGCCTTCCACttaattgtgttgttttgcacATGAACGGGGCTCTCATGCTGACACGCTGCACTTCTTACTCGCCTGGCGCCATCTCGCCAATTGGCATCAATTTCCTTGCCACTTGCCCTCGCAGCCCTCCTGCTGTCACCTTTATTCAGGCCAATGTTCGTAATAGTAGATTATAGTTCAAGGGCATATTTTCAAGGCATGCTGAATGTAGCTTTTTGCTAATattgattagtttttttttaggggACGGGGGCGGTGTGACCAATGTGGCCATTCTTGACTTTTTTAGGGAAAACCTTGGAATGGTTTGATATCCAACCCAAGAGCAACCCAATTCCCACTCACGTTCACTTTCAGACCTGGCAATTTCGAGTTTACATTCAAGACAACATGCACGTAAATTGAAATGTGGCAGGGGAAAAGTACTTGCAATATTCCAAGCACTGGATGTTTACCAGTGATGGTCAAAACTGGGGTAAAGGGGCCGGAGAATGTTTTGTAACAATGAAGGTCCACAAATAGATGGATGAAAGAACAAGGCATTTGTGCGCttgtgtttccccccccccccctgcaggcTTCTTCTTCACTTGGATCTAATCCAATAGGCAGCACGGCCGCCGACATCACTGGCAAGTGTCACGCTTGTGATGTGAGACCACCCTAAATACATTATAGGGGACTTGAAGGGGGGGGTGACACAAAGGCCACTCTCCCATTACGCcaggaacaaaaacacacagaggaCACAACattgtttgggggaaaaaatagaattTACCGGATTATGGGCCAAACAAAATGAGGAAAAAGACAGCATCCGCATTTATTTTGccattatcaaaaaaaaaaaaacccacatggTATGATTTTCATGAATATTTCAGCTCCCTAAAGCTTATTTCGAATGAAACAAAATGGCTTGAAATTGCTGTAAACAAAAGTCTACATTTTGTCATGAAATTTTAAACAGTAGTTGCGATATCTTGTGTTTCGCTTCATATGAAACTctggtgtttttcttttgtttaattTACTTTCTCTCTCTTCGCCATTTGTGTCACAGTTGAGTTGTTGTGTTGTAGCCTCATATCTCACTGCGAGTGTGGCTTTGTCCCGCATAGGTCCACTGGGCCAGATACATTGTTCCCCCGTCATATTTGATACAACATGAAAGCACACCATCACAATCACAGGAATGATGATTCCGTAACAAAGGAAATAATTGAACATCCGCCCCACCTAACATTGTACAAAAACATGGATTGACATGTCAAAAAAAAGACACCAGAATATGCTTTCACATGCAAGTTTCTTTTTCGGGACAACATTTAATCTCACCACCATAACTTGCATTTGTGGGAACTGCAACAGTATGTTTACGCAGTTAAAGATGCATATACAAAATTCCTGCAATTTAGTGTGAAGAGCAACTGGGCTGCCTGCTTCCCTCTTAAGTGTTTAGGCGGGTCCTTCCGCACTACTTGATGGCTTTTGGGTGGACAGGGGgatcagagtgggggtgggctgCGTTTGGGCTACTTGTTCTTCCATTGACAGCTGAAATTCCAGGCAAGCCTCAGACAGTGTCACTGGTGTTGTGGAAGTTCCTCGTGAGGCTTAAAAGAAACAAACGTCCatctattgtatgttttatcaaGCCAGTATCGTATAATCTACTTTTAATGTATTCTACTTTATCATGTTTGGTATTAGGGCTTCAACTAGCAATTATTTAGGTAATCGAATAATCTGTTAATGATTTTGATGATTAATCGATGAaccggatttaaaaaaaacaaaagagcgcattattttaaatggacagTGTATGAATTTTACAAACATATATTATTCATTCTGATTCATTGTCTGATTTGGTTTGTGATGTCAGAAAACAGACAGAAATGTAGTatgtaaatgttttgttttgattcacTAAGTCTGCTTTCATGGAAAACTAGAGAAATTAAATTATATATACTGGTGAGAATCTGAAATTCCAAACATTTGGacaaatttaataaaaaaatctaatcgcttattattaattattattatcaatttaTTTGTTAATCAATGACTTgttgattaatcgattaattattGCGCCTTTCTTGGCTATATAATGCATCAAGCTGTCCACATATCAACAAGACTAAATAATTCCACGAGAGATGCtcaattttacatttttttaaagtgtaatATATTAAATGTGAAATGACATATCTGTTATTTCTAAACAAGCCGACAAAAGTTTATTTGGACAACGAATTCAAACACAAATAAGATCAGTTTTGCCAAAAGAAAATaaagttcaatttgaaaaagaCGATGCAAATACGAAATGAGCGTGTGCGCAGCTCTTTAAGAGGCGGATGTATTTTAGCCTTGGATGTCCTCCGGCTCCTGTTGGCTGCGGGTCTTGGGAAGGAGGTTGGACTTTTTCGGCGGATGGGGGCGCCTCACCGCCATGTGAGGGAGACGGAGCACTGTGGACGTGTTCGAGTATGTGTGgacgtgttgtgtgtgtgagcgtgcgtgGGCTTTCCCGGTAAGAAGTAGTAGTCTCCCGCATACATGGACACAAGCGAGTGGAAGCAAAAGGGACTCCAGTTTAAATCTAGTGAAGAAGACTTGGAGTGAATTGCGTGTGTGTAGATGAGCAAGTTGTGCAgtcgtggggaaaaaaaaaaaaagtccatctgCTTCTTGCAGGATTCCATCGTGACGCTTCGTGCAAAGTAAGCACTTGTTTTTATAGCGTATTTCTTTTGTCACTGTGCTTGTCACGATCTTTTCGTAGTTTTTGCTGCGTGGGAAACTTTGgcgaacttaaaaaaaaaaaaaaaaaagccgagcTGGCTGCAACAGTCTTTCACGCATACTGTCACCACTGAGAAGTGATTAGCGGACAAAATACATCAGGTAATACATCGAATATTAGATGCGATTGAGTTTATCGGAAACGATGAGGTAATATTGCGCAGGCTTTCGTGCTCTCTGTGTGGTGATGCAAAGCAACATGTGTTTCTCTTTTATATTATCCTCCGGCCTCAACGAAAGCTTATTTCTAAATTATTGGACGCTAGGGTTATCCCAACCGAGGATCGGGGACCCCAAAAGGGTCCCAAGTCAGTTCTGATTGCGTTCACAAGTGAAGATCATCAAGCAGGCACCGTAATTAAcgtagtttttttatttttgtagtggtgataaaaaattaaatatgacaaaaagaaaaaaagagtgaTTGCAGTGCAGAATATAAAAAGGTCCAATTCATttgaaaatttgatttatttaattgGGGCAAAAAGATTGTGCTAGCTTTATACCTATATCTATCATTGATGACGTTAAGATGAGGGggacactccccccccccctcaaaaaataaaaactatttagGGTTATGTCATtgcattttcatatttttaggTAATTTTATGATGTCTATGTAGCTTTGAAAACCTGAAAGACTGGCTGCAAACTCACTCACGGAAACATGCACCATTTAAAGTCTTAACATTTTGCTTAATTTAGTGGAAGCATTTGAAACTATTTGCTTAACTGCTAGGTTGAAAAGTGAACATTATGTGTTTTTGTGAATTCATGGCAACAAAGTTATAATTTGTATATGCTCTCATGGTACATGCGTTCAGAAGCAAagcaacttttattttattttatttcctctgTGATCTCGGCAAAGCTTACTTAATTATTTGAGTGTATTACTATTGTCCAAATGTGGGAGGGTTCCCCAAAATGGTGCCAATTTTCATTGGGTCCCCCCAAAATATGGCAATACAATACCTATTTTTCTAAGTTTGGGTTTTGGAGAGGATCTCGATTGGTTAGAAATTCTCAAAATATCTCCACTTTGTTGCATGCAACATCCACATCAAACTAAACTGCCGAATTAAAATCCATGCAGCTCAGGCTTGACATTTTAATCCTCCTTAATTTAGAATAACTGTCTCGGTAG
This portion of the Syngnathus scovelli strain Florida chromosome 3, RoL_Ssco_1.2, whole genome shotgun sequence genome encodes:
- the rimoc1 gene encoding RAB7A-interacting MON1-CCZ1 complex subunit 1, with product MADDYRRQGLDLERRIFEFDAKCSALKAEKQDDDYLQNASVILDKLKSYYRQGGESSSLSKLLQDYTQVILDITFYEENKLVDQEFPEDCSPFKIQQLLQDLTEPEVLVGRLAPSQEVQVVLGLELLECLYWRRGALLYMYCHTLHQRKQWIKENKETFLKCIQEGVRYLMRMLQVRNSVKLNDGVVLHDTAAAGLLSEGIFSDTHLLTMMYIGEMCFWAVKYEDYSGDTVDCKEDRLQFRDIGTQILNKYVLACEGPLQGQGWNTENAKEILSVLQ